The Solidesulfovibrio sp. sequence GCGGCGCGGCCAAGCTGCTTGGCATCAATCCCACCACGCTGATCTCGCGACTCAAAAAACTCGGTGTCTACCTGCCTCGCTCCCAGCCCGAGGAGTAGCGTTAACCCAGCGAATACACTTCTATTTGCGGCTTCCGGCGGACCGCAAGGCCGGCACGCATCGGTTAGAGCAGGCCGAGCAGGCGCACCACCAGCGGCGCAAATCCCGCCGTGAAAATGCCTGCCAAAATCATGGCCAGCCCGGCCATGGCCCCCTGCTGCTCGCCTTCCATGAGCGCCGTGGCCGTGCCCTGGGCATGGGACACCGTACCCAGGGCCAGCCCCCGGGCCACGGGGTGGCCGATGCCGACGCGGCTTAGCAACCAACCGCCGAAAAGCGATCCCAAGGTGCCGGTTGCCACCACAAAAGCGGCGCTCAGCGCCGGTATCCCCTGATAGAGACGGGAAATTTCCACGGCAAAGGGAATGGAGACGCCCTTGGGCAGGATGGAGACCACCACCTCCCGGGGCAGCCCCCCCATACTGGCGATCAACCCGGCCGACAGCATGGCCAGAAAGGCCCCAAGCCCCACGCTGGCCAGAATGGCCAGCCCGTGGCTGCGCAGGAGCGCGCGGTGGCGATAGAGCGGCACGGCCAGACCGACCGTGGCCGGGCCGAGCAGCGCGGTCATGACGTTGCGGGCCGGGGCGTAGACGGTGTAGGGCTGATCGCAGGCGACCAGCACCGCAATGACGATGCCGGCGCTTAAGGCCACGACATTGAGCAACGGGTGGTTGACCGTAAGATAAAGCCGCCGGCAGGCCAGATACGTGGCCACGGTCAGGGCAATAAAGCTTGCCAGCAGAAGCGGGTTGTCCATCTCAGGCTCTCCTGCGGTGCAGAAACAGGGTCAAAAATCCCACCGCAAAAAATGGCAGCACCGAACTGACCACCACGGCGGCCAGCAATACCAGCCCATACTGGTAAAAGACCCCACCCCAGTCCATGAGTCCCACGGCAATGGGAATGAAGAAAAAAACCAGATGGCGCAGCAAGAAGTCCGCTGTCTCGGCCACATAGGTCAGCTTGACCAAGCCCAGACAGAGCAGGGCAAACAGCAGCACCACGCCGACGACGTTGGCCGGCACAGGCAGGGCCAGAGCCTCGGTGAGCCACTGTCCAGCGAGATACACGCCCCACAGGATACCCAGCTGTCCCAGATACTTCACAATACGCATGGTTTCCGCCTTCCTTTGCCGCCAGGGGTGTCGCTGCTCCCGGCGCACGGCTCCATACGCCCGCCGGCTCTTGGGGACAAGTCCTGTCCGGGCTTCTGCCGTATCGTCAGGGATGCGGCGCAAGAC is a genomic window containing:
- a CDS encoding LrgB family protein, whose protein sequence is MDNPLLLASFIALTVATYLACRRLYLTVNHPLLNVVALSAGIVIAVLVACDQPYTVYAPARNVMTALLGPATVGLAVPLYRHRALLRSHGLAILASVGLGAFLAMLSAGLIASMGGLPREVVVSILPKGVSIPFAVEISRLYQGIPALSAAFVVATGTLGSLFGGWLLSRVGIGHPVARGLALGTVSHAQGTATALMEGEQQGAMAGLAMILAGIFTAGFAPLVVRLLGLL
- a CDS encoding CidA/LrgA family protein, which gives rise to MRIVKYLGQLGILWGVYLAGQWLTEALALPVPANVVGVVLLFALLCLGLVKLTYVAETADFLLRHLVFFFIPIAVGLMDWGGVFYQYGLVLLAAVVVSSVLPFFAVGFLTLFLHRRRA